In Fusobacterium periodonticum ATCC 33693, the following are encoded in one genomic region:
- the ortA gene encoding 2-amino-4-oxopentanoate thiolase subunit OrtA: MKAKADDFVRIHNIVLKVGERADNLPEDTKKVPLEMWDKGFLGKEAEIGEEVEVTTITGRKIKGTLVEINPVFRHNYGEFVPELLQIGLQARKILFGGEDNE, from the coding sequence AATACACAATATAGTTTTAAAAGTTGGAGAAAGAGCAGACAATCTTCCTGAAGATACTAAGAAAGTTCCACTAGAAATGTGGGATAAAGGTTTCTTAGGAAAAGAAGCTGAAATAGGAGAAGAAGTTGAAGTTACAACTATTACAGGTAGAAAAATTAAAGGAACTTTAGTAGAAATTAATCCTGTATTTAGACATAACTACGGTGAATTTGTTCCTGAACTTTTACAAATAGGATTACAGGCAAGAAAAATTCTATTTGGAGGTGAAGATAATGAATAA
- the ortB gene encoding 2-amino-4-oxopentanoate thiolase subunit OrtB has protein sequence MNKDMSYNAVLARKNEIMKQAIGIDYSKFESDMISFDYEKMMKETGYTLEEMRRIQLDFAVGNTALIEMKNLTNLARKCAPAGKGARIFIKDEANNASGSFKARRAAIAVYHAKKLGYKGVIAATSGNYGAAVASQAAMQGLKCIIVQECYDSKGVGQPEIIEKARKCEAYGAEVMQLTVGPELFYTFLKLLEETGYFNASLYTPFGIAGVETLGYEIAEQMMAKEGRYPDVVVCTNAGGGNLTGTARGLIKAGATSVKVIGASVNLSGLHMASDEQFNKKSFTTGHTGFGIPFCTLPDRSDVPRSAARPLRYMDRYVTLAQGEVFYMTELLAQLEGLERGPAGNVSLAAAFSLAQEMDEDQIIVVQETEYTGAGKHIQPQLSFARQNGIEIKFGNPEEEVPGKNIILPAEPSLLKAKDVDLDKLKVSLVKNYIKDIKDLTDNDINFLIAETKSNKEYIDSILETIGR, from the coding sequence ATGAATAAGGATATGTCATATAATGCTGTCTTAGCTAGAAAAAATGAAATAATGAAACAAGCTATAGGAATAGATTATTCTAAATTTGAAAGTGATATGATCTCATTTGATTATGAAAAAATGATGAAAGAAACTGGATATACTTTAGAAGAAATGAGAAGAATTCAATTAGACTTTGCTGTTGGTAACACAGCTCTAATTGAAATGAAAAATTTAACAAATTTAGCAAGAAAATGTGCCCCTGCTGGTAAGGGAGCTAGAATATTTATAAAAGATGAAGCTAATAATGCTTCAGGAAGTTTTAAAGCAAGAAGAGCTGCAATAGCTGTTTATCATGCTAAAAAATTAGGGTATAAAGGAGTTATCGCTGCAACAAGTGGTAACTATGGTGCTGCTGTTGCATCTCAAGCAGCTATGCAAGGTTTAAAATGTATAATTGTTCAAGAATGTTATGACAGTAAAGGTGTGGGACAACCTGAAATAATTGAAAAAGCAAGAAAATGTGAAGCCTACGGTGCTGAAGTTATGCAATTGACAGTTGGCCCTGAGCTATTCTATACATTCTTAAAACTTTTAGAAGAAACAGGATATTTTAATGCCTCTCTATACACTCCTTTTGGAATAGCTGGAGTTGAAACACTAGGTTATGAAATAGCTGAACAAATGATGGCTAAAGAAGGAAGATATCCAGATGTAGTTGTTTGTACTAATGCTGGTGGTGGAAATTTAACAGGAACTGCTAGAGGGCTTATAAAAGCTGGTGCAACTTCTGTTAAAGTTATTGGAGCCAGTGTAAATCTATCAGGTCTTCATATGGCAAGTGATGAACAATTCAATAAAAAATCTTTCACTACTGGACATACAGGTTTTGGAATTCCATTCTGTACTCTTCCAGATAGATCAGATGTTCCTAGATCAGCTGCAAGACCTTTAAGATATATGGATAGATATGTTACTCTAGCTCAAGGTGAAGTTTTCTATATGACAGAACTTCTTGCACAACTTGAAGGTTTAGAAAGAGGACCTGCAGGAAATGTTTCTTTAGCTGCTGCCTTTAGTTTAGCTCAAGAAATGGATGAAGATCAAATAATTGTTGTACAAGAAACTGAATATACAGGTGCTGGTAAACATATACAACCTCAACTATCTTTTGCTAGACAAAATGGTATAGAAATAAAATTTGGAAACCCTGAAGAAGAAGTTCCAGGTAAGAATATTATTCTTCCAGCTGAGCCTTCTCTTCTAAAAGCTAAAGATGTTGATTTAGATAAATTAAAAGTTTCTTTAGTTAAAAACTATATTAAAGATATAAAAGATTTAACAGACAATGATATCAATTTCCTTATTGCTGAAACAAAAAGCAATAAAGAATATATAGATTCAATTTTAGAAACAATAGGGAGGTAA
- a CDS encoding ornithine aminomutase subunit alpha — protein MKGYLKRDDDFEERRKKLANLSDEELKNRFWQLAEQVVEPLLKMAKENTTPSIERSVLLRMGFSTLEVRPLVEGAIERNLIGKGVGHIVYRVAKEKGISIREAGEKLIAGDYWDLALEIFKGGR, from the coding sequence ATGAAAGGGTATCTTAAAAGAGATGATGATTTCGAAGAAAGAAGAAAAAAACTAGCAAATCTTTCAGATGAAGAATTAAAAAATAGATTTTGGCAATTAGCTGAACAAGTAGTGGAGCCCCTATTAAAAATGGCTAAAGAAAATACTACTCCATCAATAGAAAGATCTGTATTACTTCGTATGGGATTTTCTACTTTAGAAGTAAGACCTCTTGTAGAAGGAGCTATAGAAAGAAATCTTATAGGAAAAGGTGTGGGACATATAGTATATAGAGTCGCTAAAGAAAAAGGTATTTCTATAAGAGAAGCTGGAGAAAAATTAATTGCTGGAGACTATTGGGATTTAGCATTGGAAATCTTTAAAGGGGGTAGATAA
- the oraE gene encoding D-ornithine 4,5-aminomutase subunit OraE — MKLKPNEKMNVKAILEDLENYHPQRRGWVWREKKDIVIDGYSYKECSDSLKNYVALPAAARYFSNLDPQPNNTITTEIASGRFEDDIRRMRMAAWHGADHIMVIRTAGQSHFDGLIEGTPQGIGGVPITRKQVRAHRKACDMIEEEVGRAINYHSYISGVAGPEVAVMFAEEGVNGAHQDPQYNVLYRNVNMYRSFVDAGESKKLMAWADMAQIDGAHNANATAKDGWRVMPELIVQHGLNSIFSYKVGLKKENICLSTVPPSASPTPCLKLDLPYAVALRDFFDEYRMRAQMNTKYITSSSREATVTHVMNMLISRLTRADIQSTITPDEGRNVPWHMYNIEACDTAKQSLVGMDDLLSMVELKKDGYLPKQVRELKERAVLFLEEIIEAGGYFEAVEKGFFVDSGYYPQRNGDGIGRKQDGGVGAGTVFKRDEDYMAPVTAHFGNNNIAQYGLKETDCPSTLIDGCTLEKPEKIVFIDELDEEDNVNRRMEETDKFRNTNLVKPEVEWLADGVVQVEIFLPLDQRTAEFAAIEFAKKMNLSDPEVIHSEVMHPSEGTRVQLKGKVDFFINTDDLIIPQKPEVLSDDEIRAFVDEHPFKIVAATVGEDEHSVGLKEVIDIKHGGIEKFGMEVEYLGTSVPCEKLVDAAIELNADVILASTIISHDDIHYKNMKKLHDLAVEKGIREKVIICAGGTQVTPEIAREQGMDEGFGKYDRGVNVATFFVKRKKEMLGKK, encoded by the coding sequence ATGAAATTAAAGCCAAATGAAAAAATGAATGTAAAGGCTATATTGGAAGATTTAGAAAATTATCATCCCCAAAGAAGAGGTTGGGTATGGAGAGAAAAGAAAGACATAGTAATAGATGGATATTCATATAAAGAATGTTCTGACAGTCTAAAAAATTATGTTGCTCTTCCTGCAGCAGCTAGATATTTCTCAAACTTAGATCCTCAACCTAATAATACTATTACAACTGAAATAGCTTCAGGAAGATTTGAAGATGATATAAGAAGAATGAGAATGGCAGCTTGGCATGGAGCAGATCATATAATGGTTATAAGAACTGCTGGACAATCTCACTTTGACGGACTTATTGAAGGAACACCTCAAGGAATAGGTGGAGTTCCTATTACAAGAAAACAAGTTAGAGCTCATAGAAAAGCTTGTGACATGATAGAAGAAGAAGTTGGAAGAGCTATAAATTACCACTCATATATAAGTGGAGTAGCAGGACCTGAAGTTGCTGTTATGTTTGCTGAAGAAGGAGTTAACGGAGCTCACCAAGATCCTCAATACAATGTTCTTTATAGAAACGTAAATATGTATAGATCTTTTGTTGATGCTGGAGAATCTAAAAAACTTATGGCTTGGGCAGATATGGCTCAAATAGATGGAGCTCACAATGCTAATGCTACTGCAAAAGATGGTTGGAGAGTAATGCCAGAACTTATAGTGCAACACGGACTAAATTCAATTTTTTCTTACAAAGTAGGACTTAAAAAAGAAAATATATGTTTGTCAACAGTTCCACCTTCAGCTTCTCCAACTCCTTGCTTAAAGTTGGATTTACCTTATGCTGTTGCATTGAGAGATTTCTTTGATGAATATAGAATGAGAGCTCAAATGAATACTAAGTATATAACTTCATCATCAAGAGAAGCTACTGTTACTCACGTTATGAATATGTTAATTTCTAGACTTACTAGAGCAGATATTCAATCTACAATAACTCCTGATGAAGGAAGAAATGTCCCTTGGCATATGTATAATATCGAAGCTTGTGATACTGCTAAACAGAGTCTTGTTGGTATGGATGACTTACTTTCAATGGTTGAGCTTAAAAAAGATGGATATCTTCCTAAACAAGTTAGAGAATTAAAAGAAAGAGCAGTTCTATTTTTAGAAGAAATTATTGAAGCTGGTGGATATTTTGAAGCAGTTGAAAAAGGTTTCTTCGTAGATTCTGGTTACTATCCTCAAAGAAATGGAGATGGTATAGGAAGAAAACAAGATGGTGGTGTAGGAGCAGGTACAGTATTTAAGAGAGATGAAGACTATATGGCTCCAGTTACAGCTCACTTTGGTAACAATAATATAGCTCAATATGGTTTAAAAGAAACTGATTGTCCTTCTACTCTAATTGATGGATGTACTCTTGAAAAACCAGAAAAAATAGTTTTTATAGATGAACTAGACGAAGAAGATAATGTTAATAGAAGAATGGAAGAAACAGATAAATTTAGAAATACAAACTTAGTAAAACCTGAAGTTGAATGGTTAGCTGATGGTGTTGTTCAAGTTGAAATATTCTTACCTCTTGATCAAAGAACAGCAGAATTCGCTGCAATTGAATTTGCCAAAAAAATGAATTTGAGTGATCCTGAAGTAATACATTCTGAAGTAATGCATCCTTCTGAAGGAACTAGAGTTCAATTAAAAGGTAAAGTTGATTTCTTTATAAATACTGATGACTTAATTATTCCACAAAAACCTGAAGTTTTAAGTGATGATGAAATAAGAGCTTTTGTTGATGAACATCCATTTAAAATAGTTGCTGCTACAGTTGGAGAAGATGAACACTCTGTAGGATTAAAAGAAGTTATAGATATAAAACATGGTGGAATAGAAAAGTTTGGAATGGAAGTAGAATACCTTGGAACATCTGTTCCTTGTGAAAAACTTGTAGATGCTGCAATAGAATTAAATGCTGATGTTATACTAGCTTCTACTATCATATCTCATGATGATATTCACTATAAAAATATGAAAAAACTTCATGATTTAGCAGTTGAAAAAGGTATAAGAGAAAAAGTAATAATCTGTGCTGGAGGTACTCAAGTAACTCCTGAAATAGCTAGAGAACAAGGTATGGATGAAGGATTTGGAAAATACGATAGAGGAGTCAATGTAGCTACTTTCTTTGTTAAGAGAAAGAAAGAAATGCTAGGAAAGAAATAA
- a CDS encoding GlmL-related ornithine degradation protein has protein sequence MKIDVLVAEIGSTTTVVNAFDHLESDSPVFLGQGQAPTSVKEGDVNIGLQAAIEDMKKNLHIENEKLEYTNMLATSSAAGGLRMTVHGLVYDMTVKAAKEAALGAGANIHLITAGKLSKVDMIKLDRIKPNIILIAGGVDYGERETALYNSELIAASDLNIPVIYAGNIAVADDVKLIFEAYSKEKNLHIVPNVYPKIDILNIEPTREVIQDIFEKHITEAKGMEKIREMVNGPIIPTPGAVMKASKILKDEIGDLVTIDVGGATTDIHSVTEGTEKVNKILVEPEPIAKRTVEGDLGVFINKRNIVDIIKIEKLEKELNMTPEDIEKFTNSDIAIPETEEHKRFIERLTKEAVIVSINRHAGGYRTYFGGKSDTLAFGKDLTAVKWIVGTGGALTRLMAREEILNSISQFNRADKLLPTAEAKILIDNDYIMASLGVLSSLNKEAALKLLLKSLKFNENTV, from the coding sequence ATGAAAATTGATGTACTTGTTGCTGAAATAGGAAGTACAACCACAGTCGTAAATGCTTTTGACCACTTAGAAAGTGATAGCCCTGTATTCTTAGGACAGGGTCAAGCTCCTACTTCTGTAAAAGAAGGTGATGTCAACATAGGATTACAAGCTGCAATAGAGGACATGAAAAAAAATCTTCATATAGAAAATGAGAAATTAGAATATACAAACATGCTTGCAACTAGTAGTGCTGCTGGGGGACTTAGAATGACTGTCCATGGACTTGTATATGACATGACTGTAAAGGCTGCTAAAGAAGCAGCCTTAGGAGCTGGAGCTAATATTCACTTAATTACAGCTGGGAAACTTTCAAAAGTTGATATGATAAAACTTGATAGAATAAAGCCAAATATAATTTTAATTGCAGGTGGAGTTGATTATGGTGAAAGAGAAACAGCACTATATAATTCTGAATTAATAGCAGCTTCTGATTTAAATATTCCTGTAATATATGCTGGAAATATAGCAGTTGCTGATGATGTTAAATTAATATTTGAAGCTTATTCTAAAGAAAAAAATCTTCATATTGTTCCTAATGTATATCCAAAGATTGACATACTAAATATTGAACCAACTAGAGAAGTAATTCAAGATATTTTTGAAAAACATATAACTGAAGCAAAAGGTATGGAAAAGATTAGAGAAATGGTAAATGGTCCTATAATTCCAACACCTGGAGCAGTTATGAAAGCTTCAAAAATATTAAAAGATGAAATAGGTGATTTGGTAACTATAGATGTTGGTGGAGCTACAACAGATATACATTCTGTAACTGAAGGAACTGAAAAAGTAAATAAAATTCTTGTTGAACCTGAACCCATTGCTAAAAGAACTGTTGAAGGAGATCTTGGAGTCTTTATCAATAAAAGAAATATAGTAGATATCATAAAAATAGAGAAATTAGAAAAAGAATTAAATATGACTCCTGAAGATATTGAAAAATTTACTAATTCTGATATAGCAATTCCAGAAACTGAAGAGCATAAAAGATTTATTGAAAGATTGACCAAAGAAGCTGTAATCGTTTCAATCAATAGACATGCTGGTGGCTATAGAACATATTTTGGTGGTAAATCAGATACTTTAGCATTTGGTAAAGATTTAACAGCTGTGAAGTGGATAGTAGGAACTGGTGGTGCTTTAACTAGACTTATGGCAAGAGAAGAAATTTTAAATAGTATAAGCCAATTTAATAGAGCAGACAAATTACTACCTACAGCAGAAGCTAAAATTTTAATAGACAACGACTATATAATGGCCTCTCTAGGTGTACTATCATCTCTAAATAAAGAAGCTGCTTTAAAACTATTATTAAAGAGTCTGAAATTTAATGAAAATACAGTTTAA
- a CDS encoding M20/M25/M40 family metallo-hydrolase, with protein sequence MSFVNERISKRIEELAIQLTNIFSVVDTKGEIDISEKVYEIMGNIPYFKENPKDLFYVSANDTLGRKSVVAILRGKKQSKKTVVLIGHTDTVGISDYGELAEYANDPYKLAEGFKHIKLDDVVRKDLESGDFLFGRGIFDMKSGDAVIINLFEEVAKDLDNFEGNLIYAAVCDEEANSSGMLSVVPKLVELQEKEGLEYLALLDTDYITAEFIGDESKNIYIGTVGKLMPSFFVVGKETHVGESFNGIDPNEISSAIMTRVNMNTEFCDIVDGEVSLPPISLYQRDQKPEYSVQVGKTAVLYFNYATHMSTPDMVLEKMKKAAFEAFDGVVTKLNKQYETFCSMSSNRTYKKLPWEARVLSYTELLEKVREEKPDIDEVLANYSKELMKDESIDTRVFAQRMVEKLQASWKDQNPLVVVYFSPPYYPHIYIDGTNPKDKALIDAVDNAVKTTKTDYKLAYKKFFPYISDLSYGAAPKDPAIIASLKNNMPGFGVKYSLPLEDMQKLSLPVLDIGCFGYDAHKFTERVEKKYSYTVTPELVYKTVMKLLNNEIL encoded by the coding sequence ATGAGTTTTGTTAACGAAAGAATTTCAAAAAGAATTGAAGAACTTGCTATACAACTAACTAATATATTTAGTGTTGTAGATACTAAAGGTGAAATTGATATTTCCGAAAAGGTTTATGAAATTATGGGAAATATTCCATATTTCAAAGAAAACCCAAAAGACTTATTCTATGTTAGTGCAAATGATACACTAGGAAGAAAAAGTGTTGTTGCTATACTAAGAGGTAAAAAGCAATCTAAGAAAACTGTTGTATTAATTGGACATACAGACACAGTTGGTATATCAGATTATGGAGAACTTGCTGAATATGCAAATGATCCTTATAAACTAGCTGAAGGATTTAAACATATAAAATTAGATGATGTTGTAAGAAAAGACTTGGAAAGTGGAGATTTCTTATTTGGTCGTGGAATATTTGATATGAAGAGTGGAGACGCTGTAATAATAAATCTTTTTGAAGAAGTTGCAAAAGACTTAGATAATTTTGAAGGAAACTTAATCTATGCAGCTGTATGTGATGAAGAAGCAAACTCAAGTGGAATGCTATCTGTTGTTCCTAAACTTGTTGAACTTCAAGAAAAAGAAGGATTAGAATATCTTGCTCTTCTTGATACAGACTATATAACTGCAGAATTTATAGGAGATGAAAGCAAAAATATCTACATAGGAACTGTTGGAAAATTAATGCCTTCTTTCTTTGTTGTAGGAAAAGAAACTCACGTTGGAGAATCTTTTAATGGAATTGACCCAAATGAAATTTCATCAGCTATAATGACAAGAGTAAATATGAATACTGAGTTCTGTGATATTGTTGATGGTGAAGTATCTCTTCCACCTATAAGCTTATATCAAAGAGACCAAAAACCTGAATACTCTGTTCAAGTTGGAAAAACTGCAGTTCTTTATTTCAACTATGCAACTCATATGTCAACTCCTGATATGGTTCTAGAAAAAATGAAAAAGGCTGCTTTTGAAGCATTTGACGGTGTAGTTACAAAATTAAATAAACAATATGAAACTTTCTGTTCAATGAGTTCAAACAGAACTTATAAAAAATTACCTTGGGAAGCAAGAGTTCTATCATATACTGAACTTCTTGAAAAAGTTAGAGAAGAAAAACCTGATATTGATGAAGTATTAGCAAACTATAGTAAAGAATTAATGAAAGATGAAAGTATTGATACTAGAGTGTTTGCTCAAAGAATGGTTGAAAAATTACAAGCTAGCTGGAAGGATCAAAATCCATTAGTTGTTGTTTACTTCTCTCCACCTTACTATCCTCATATCTATATAGATGGAACAAATCCTAAGGATAAAGCTCTTATAGATGCTGTTGATAATGCAGTAAAAACTACTAAAACTGATTATAAATTAGCATATAAGAAATTTTTCCCATATATTTCAGACTTAAGTTATGGAGCTGCACCAAAAGATCCAGCTATAATAGCTAGTCTAAAAAATAATATGCCTGGATTTGGTGTAAAATATAGTCTTCCATTAGAAGATATGCAAAAATTATCTCTTCCTGTTTTAGATATAGGTTGCTTTGGATATGATGCACATAAATTTACAGAAAGAGTTGAGAAGAAATATAGTTATACAGTTACTCCTGAGTTAGTATATAAAACAGTTATGAAATTATTAAACAATGAAATCTTATAA